DNA from Bacteroidota bacterium:
GATACATTTTTAAATTCAATGCTGCCAAGAATGGAAGGTTGGAAGGTTGGAAGGTTGGAATTCCATTCTTCCATCCTTCCACTATTCCATTGTATTTCGCATTCTTCCACTATTCCGCTTTTTGTATTTAAGAATTCATTTATCCGTGTTTGCGAAGCTGCTGCTCTCTGCACGAGCGAAGTAACCCAGCCCAGCGATGCAACGGGCCAAGTGAGTTTTCCTACATATATAATGAACTCCGCTATGTTTCCGTAAGATATCTGCCCGTCAATTGCCTGCTTTCCTCCCATGTAAATTGTCATAATAGTGCTGAACCCAATCAGTAAAAAAATAAACGGACTGAACAGGGCTTCTGTCATTATTAATTTCAAATATCTTTTTCTGTAAACTCCGCTTTCATTTGAAAAATGATTTCCGGTCGGGTCTTCCTGCACATACGCTTTTAAAACCCTGATACCTGAAAAAGTTTCCTGCGCGATGGTTGAAAGTGTTGACAACTGCTCCTGAACACTGTTGCTCATTTTGTTTATCCAATCGCTGATGAAGTAAATTGCAACTACAAGAATAGGAAGCGGAAGAAGAACATACATGGTAAGTTTTGCATTCACGCCTGTCATGGTTGCTGAAACAAGAATCAATGTGGCGATGGTGCTGGCAAAATACATGATGGCAGGACCGATATACATTCTCACTCTGCTTACATCCTCGCTGATGCGGTTCATTAAATCACCTGTATTATTTTTTCGGTAGAATGCCATATCAAGAGTCTGGTAATGAGCAAATATTTCGTTCTTTAAATCATATTCTATCAGGCGGGACATGACAATAATTGCCTGCCTCATGAGGAACATTAAAAATCCGCTGATGATGGTTGTTCCGATAATCAGCAATCCATACTTCAGAAGTTCACTTGCTGTATTTTCAAAAGAATAATTTTCAGCCAGCGCATGCGTCATGAAATCAGTTGCCTTGCGGACAAGAATGGCAACATAGATTCCAAAAAAAGTTGAAAGAACAGCAAATAAAATTCCAAGAATCAATCTCCATTTATACTTCCAGAAATATCTGTTAATGTGTTTTAACGATTTCACAAATGTTATTGTTGCATTGCTTTATTGCTTTATTGTTTTATGCATCAGCAATACAACAATATTACAATAAAACAATTTAATTCTTCTTCTTTTTGAGTTTCGTAGCAAATCTCCTATATAATTCTTTCCATGTTTCAAATTCCTCCCTGTAAAAAATTCCGAGTCCCTGCGTGTAGGGTCCTTTCTGATTACTTATTATATCGCCCTCATTCGCTTTGTTAAAAGCTTTTGCCCGGAATTTTCCATTATCCGTAAGTTTATAATCCACATTAATGTCTCCTACTATATTTGCTGTATTCTGGTTCTGATTGGTTGTGTTCGTATTATTCGCCACGCTTCCGTCAATAGTCATTTTATCATTGAACAATTGGGTGGAAAGAGCAAGTTCAACTTCATTTTTATTTACTTCGTCACCAGGGCGGTAATGCACCCCAACATCCACCTGATTGCTGATTTGCGATAACCAATTGCTTAACTGGTTTGAGAGCATTTCTGTAGAGGTTAAAGCAGTTCCTTGTCCAGGACCACCTCCTGATGTTCCCTGGTCGAAATCAGGAGGGTTGGTAAAACTATTAGTAAACATAAGAGAGAACACTTGTTTGTTGATTTCGTATTCACTGTTCTTAAATCTATCATACGCCTGCTGCCTTGTAAAATCATCTACTGTGGGCAGGCGAATATCAAAATTAATATCCGGCTCCAGAAGTTTTCCGCTCAGATTCATTACCAGATCAACCGGATAACGCTTGCGGGTAGCATCGGTTTGTTCGTGCTCATGAAACAAAGGAGTTAACGAAGATCTTAATTCATATACCGCATTCATGTTCAATTCGGCTTGTTCG
Protein-coding regions in this window:
- a CDS encoding ABC transporter ATP-binding protein — translated: MKSLKHINRYFWKYKWRLILGILFAVLSTFFGIYVAILVRKATDFMTHALAENYSFENTASELLKYGLLIIGTTIISGFLMFLMRQAIIVMSRLIEYDLKNEIFAHYQTLDMAFYRKNNTGDLMNRISEDVSRVRMYIGPAIMYFASTIATLILVSATMTGVNAKLTMYVLLPLPILVVAIYFISDWINKMSNSVQEQLSTLSTIAQETFSGIRVLKAYVQEDPTGNHFSNESGVYRKRYLKLIMTEALFSPFIFLLIGFSTIMTIYMGGKQAIDGQISYGNIAEFIIYVGKLTWPVASLGWVTSLVQRAAASQTRINEFLNTKSGIVEECEIQWNSGRMEEWNSNLPTFQPSILGSIEFKNVSFIYPDSGIKALDTISFKVQPGQSLAIIGKTGSGKSSVASLICRLYDVTAGEILVDGKNIKDWNLSFLRRQIGYVPQDTFLFSDTVENNIGFGVRSWESGVGRKKTLSAGVNSELRTSNSELRTPSSELQTPNSELVKQAAKDAGIENEILRFPAQFKTMIGERGITLSGGQKQRIAIARAIIGSPQLLIFDDCLSAVDTETEAEILGNLRRKNLGFGNKDLGLKNKQRETNDREQPQTQNSKLQTVIFISHRVSTVKDASYIIALEHGKIKEEGTHHQLMDKKGFYFDLYQMQLAEERATRI